CCCATTGATCATCCAGCGAAATTGGAGGAATTCTTACCGCCGTTCAAGTTGAGAGCCAAAGTCAGGATTAGGGATGTATCGGATCAATGGGACTTGTATTCTGCCTACGCCTCGACctcaaagggaaaggggcCAGAGAGGAATTGGAAATTTGGGAGTGGAGGGGCAGCTGAATCTCAATGGTCGTGGAAGGACGACATACAGGATATGGAGTTGAAGGAGAACGAAGTGGGGTGTTGGGACTTGAGAGCTGGTtggggtgaaggtggattgggtaGACAGGTGCTGGTCCCCAAGGGTGACAAGCGTGAGTATAACTTCATTCGATATATCTGTTATCATTCAAATGCAATACAACATGACTGACATTGTGCTGTTAGCCTCCCTTACCTCATCTCACAATACATCTCCCATTGACGACTATCATCTTCGACGGATGATATTGGGTGTACCCGAGGGTCCCAATGAGATTATCCCAGGTCAGGCATTACCACTAGAAAGCTGTATGGATTTACACGGAGGAGGTAGGTCAGACCAAACTATCCAATCTATCTATCCGTCTGTATTGTGCTATAATTCTGATACTTACTGTTGTTGGTCTTATATCTAGTCGACTTCAGAAAAGGTTGTTACTTAGGACAAGAACTGACCGTCAGGACCTATCACACCGGCGCAACTAGAAAACGTATTTTACCTATACGTCTAATCCCTTTGActaccaatatcaatacaaATACATCGTTATCAGACTACCTATCTACCCCTACGCAGATACCTATTGGACAGACGGACGAACAGTTAGAGATCACCTATacaccctcttcatctgccaGTTCTAAAAAACCTAGATCAGCTGGAAAAATATTATCGCTCCATCCATCAAGTATGGGAGTGGGATTGGGATTAGTCAGGATCGAATTCGCAGAAAGATCATGTTGGTCTAATATCAATCTTAATCAAAATATAAAAGATTGGTTTGAGAATGAAGAAAATCATAGGTTGACTACTCGGGTTGGGGATCAGATATATGGAGTGTACGTGGATAAAGGTGAAGCGTATAGtgaagctttgaaagctaTGGACAGGCCGGCAGGGGATTTATAGAAATAGATTTAACATACAAAAATGCATTATATAACATTATAATAGACTGAATTAACATAGACTTTCCTTACAAATCAGCAAAGAAATCCGCATTCTCCTGTTCTGCACCGCCCCTACCCAACTCGcccaaaccacctttacccttctttttcttcttcttttgtttttcctgttcaacttccatctcttcgtctgaATCGGAATtcgcatcttcttctccttcctgttcctcctgttcatcgtcgtcgtctCCATCTtgttccatctcttcatcttcatcctcgtcttcatcttcaccttcaccatctgaATCTTCGAATAAATCTGATACGTCCGTCAATTTCAGACATTCATCATGACTGACACTTCCCAACCATCTTGAATTTCGATCCAACTTGATTCGTTCGATTGGGTATTCCTCATGAGACGCTATCACGCCCACTAAATCAAAGAATTATATCAGTCAGCGATATAGACTGGAAAAAAGATGAGCAGCTTGATATATCTACTTACAGAATTTATGGGGTAATACCTGCAATACCCTGATCATACCGTCTTCTGAACCCGTGGCTATTATATCAGGAGTGAGAGCAACGATGGCATCGATCGAAGCTGGATGACCCGGTATACGGTCAACCGCTAATAGAATGACAGGAGGTGGTCAGCCTGCGGATCCACAAGCAAACACGATTTTCCGCGATCATAGATGTATTGTTGTATCCTTCTTTCATTTTGCATAGGAAGGATATTCATACAAGGGAGAATAGTAAACTCACAATCACCCCAACCTAATTTCCTATTCCATATCGACAATATACCCAAACCACTTCCGACTATAGCTTTCTGACCTCCTTTTATCTGTACGATCGATAAcagttcatcttcctgatctGCTGATACGGTCAACGGCTGCGCTTTGTTCGATCGGATATCAATTACTGATAAATGTCCATCTCCACTATAAGTAGCAAGAAAGATTTCAGTCAATACGATTGCATTTGCAAATATACAAAGTTAATAGTGATTAGAAGGGATTGCTCTGAGATAATTTCGCATGTTCATGGGGTATAAGAAAGATTGCCGACCCAACTCACGAAGTTGACACAAGCTGTCGTTTATCATCGAAATAAGTGAAATCTGAGATATAATCGAAATGCTGATTATACTCTCTAATCACATCTGGTTTCCTTGGATCCCAAAGTTTGAttatcccatcatcatcacctgatGCTATCAGATTTTCGTTTACGCAGAACACACGATTTATCGGTACACTAAATCAAACGCacacatatcagctgaataCCTAGCGTGAAGCAGTGGTATACTTCGGTTGTATACTCACTCATGGGCTTTCTCCTGTTCTCTCACTATCGTACCCATTTCAGTTGTCAATTGACTATTCATCCAATGCATATCAGTTCTCATATCCATTGCAGATCAATGAGCTTGAATGACCCACAACAAGGTCCCACTCTTTCCTCCCATCCAGATATGTTTCCCACTTTCCTCGACAACCAAAGCCCTCGCAGTCCTCTTGGAAGGTCTGACAGAccatgaagaagatgtcgatccatcttcgtcgtcgtACCTCCACGCTTTGACTTCTCCCGTTAAGAGCGAAGAGAAGATTACCGATTCATTAGGATGGAATGCGAGGTCGAAAGGCTAGAGGTTCGCCATTATATATCAGTTGATACGCTCATATGCAAGAGGAGTAGCGGTCGAAGAGCTCTCACCTGGTTTCTGAGTTTGATATCTGGCATCTTATTTCGATCTCGCTCTGCTCAGTAGGCTGTTGAAATGTCGAGAAATCAAAGCCAAATccaaaaaatcaaaattcaGAAATCAAAATAAACCTGTCGATCAACTTTTGGGAGACTATCGCGGAGATGCGAGTACATCTCCGCAAGTCACCCTAGAGTAGTCGGCCACCTCCGCCGTAGTCATCGCGTCTCACATACGGGTGAATTGCGCTGCTGCTACCAACTACAAAAGATGGATTTGACCATGTCACCGCTCccattcaacatcatcatacatcaagTATACTATCATTCCCTTACTCCTAAGTAAGACTCGATTCGAGCAGCCTTTCCTTCAAAAATACAGAAtagaaagaagatataaaTAAGATCAAATAGAGAAATCCGCAACTCGCCTCTCCACATCAACCCTACCTCTATCCCCCCATGTCCTCCTCTGCCAAACGCGACGTGCCTCTTCTCGCTCGCCCCCAAATCGCTCAGAGGATATGTGAAGGCCAgcagctcatcatcctccactcGGAAGTGATCAACGTCACTTCCTGGTCACCTTATCATCCAGGAGGAGCTTTGGCCCTACTTCATTTCGTAGGGAGAGATGCGTCAGACGAGATCGAAGCTTATCATTGTGATGCCACACTCGAACGAATGAAGAAGTACGTGGTGGGAAGGGTAGAAGTAGATGGAAAAGGTTGGAAACCACTTACTCCTCCTATTGCTTTAGGGTTGGTCAGACATCCAAATGGGGTGAAGAACAATTGGGTaaaggaagggatggtaaCTCTTGGACAAAGTATACTACAACAGCAAGTCAATATACCTATTACGTTGAACGATGATAAAGCACCTATACCTAATATCTCGGCATCTGTTGATCCATCTGAGATACAGCTGAAAGAGGAGAACGTGGAGATATATAGACTGACTGTCGAACAACTTGAACCTCCCAATTCGGAACTGGATAGAGAAATAGAGTATAAACGATCAAAGGCTTTCCaagagttgaagaagagagtgaaagatGCTGGATTGTTCAAACCTTCTGGATGGCTTTATGGGTACGAGGCAGAGATTATTAGGTATTTAGCATTGGCTATGGGTGCTTTTGGTCTGTTCTACTAGTAAGTCACCATCAACgctcaagaaggaagagaattGAAACTGGTACTGATGGTGTCTTGTGGTATAGTACGAATGGATGGTTAGGTCAGATGACTTCTGCTTTATGTCTTGGTTTACTGTTCCAGCAATTAGCTTGTGAGTCATTTCGTCGCGAATACTATACAACGTAATGGATGGCTAATGATTCTTCGCGATGATCTTTAGTCGTCGTACACGATGCTGGTCATAAAGGTATAACAACAGATTATTTCTGGGATAGGATGATAGGTATGACTGTAGCTAGTTGGATCGGAGGGCTGAGTGTGGGGTGGTGGTGCGATGTAAGCGTGACTTGGTAAACTATACTCAGCCTGAAGCGAAAACTTACGATAAATCCCCTTGACATAGAATCATaacatccatcatcgtaAGTTGCCTTATTCAGTAGCACCGACAGAAAATATATTGGATCATCAACTCATGATTTGTGATGCAATATGTACAGTCGTTACCAACCATCCAGAACATGATCCAGACATTCAGCATATCCCTTTCTTCGCTATTTCGAAAGACTTCTTCGGCTCCTTATGGTCTACATACTATAAACGAGTTATGGCTCTTGATGGGTTCTCGAAAGTCATGATTAGTGTTCAGTGAGTTGTCCTCAAAAGCTGTTGCTTACATCATCGGCTTGATCTGACCTTTGTTCTACTACCCTTCCATCAGACACAAGCTATATTATATAGTCCTCTCTTTGGCCAGATTCAACCTCTACGCCAACTCATATATGTACTTACTGGGACCGAAACCGAAAAGAGATAATTACTGGAGATATGAGATTGCCGGTATTGCATGGTACTGGTTCTACTACTTATCGATGTTGAAGAGTTTGCCAAGTTGGAAAATGAGATTGGGTTATCTGCTCGTTAGTCACATAGCAGCTAGTCCAGTACACGTTCAGGTGGGTATTACCTTTTTCCATTTCTTGAACATTACACATATGAGactgattttgactttggtTGTGATGATAGATTGTCCTATCACATTTCGCATGTTCGACTGAAGATCTAGGTCCAACCGAATCCTTCCCCTCACGTCAACTACGTACGACGATGGATGTGATTTGTTCACCGAATATCGAATTCATCCATGGTGGATTACATCTCCAGGTGACACATCATTTGTTCCCTAGATTGCCTAGACATAATTTACGAGCTGCCAGTTTGTTGGTTAAGCAATATTGTGAGGAGCAGGATATAGTCTACAAGGAATATGGATGGTTGAATGGGTATGCTtcactctctctctctctctcatgAACCGACGGAGACGAAGCTGACGCTCTGTGATTCTGTGTGTATCAGAAATCAACAAGTCTTGACGGTCTTGAAAGACGTGGCCAACCAACTTGAATTGCTCAAGAAAGTTGCAGATGGAGAGATAcaggagaggatgatgaagtgattgTGATCTTGCGATCATCACAGATACATAATTAGATTATGGACAATAGCTTGCCATCTCATCTTGCCATTCTTTATCATCACACGTACTCTGCTATGTAGATCTACCATGTATGTATGCTGGTCATGCATCCCACTTTGAGGGTTTGAGGGGTCTATCCGATCAATTCCGTCGGATCTTATTATTCTATGTAGTTACGTAaaactcaacctcaagtGACCTCCACGCCACTCACTGCAAAGTGACGACCATGACCATGACGCTCCATATATCTCGCTCCCATACGTGTTATTGCTCTTTGAGCTTCATCTCATACATCAACCCACAATGTCATTCTTCAAGAGGAACGACCCCACCGCCCCCGCAGCTAGAAGggcaggagcaggtgggcCAGGTGGTGGGCCAGCTGGTAACTCACCTTATGAGAGATTACCAGCCGATAACGGTTCTTATTCATCTTTACAACCTCGACAGAGTCCCGcacctcctcaacaacaacgagACCCATATGGTCAATCTCAAGGTCAACCCCaaggatatggatatgatagTCCACAAAGaggacaacaacaacagcctcctttaccacctcgtaatccaccttcatcgcaACAAGCAGGAGGAGGGTATGAAGGGTATTATCAAGAGAAAGCTGAATATAGACCTacccaacctcaacagcCTCAAGGTCAACAGAGGGGATATCCACAACAATCTTctggaggtggtggaagaggaatgtaAGCTTCCCATGTACCCACTCGATTCTGAGGTGGATCTTAGCTTATGCTATATATGATTGATTGAATAGGTATAATATCGCACCATGTCCCTCTGATCCACTTGCTCTAACCAATAGATTGGTAGTCAACCCGAATGATTTCCCACAAGACGTTGAATTTGTATTGATGAGGAATAAATTCATTTTCTCTATCGTGTGAGTCCTCATTATCccactccatcatctctcaagGTCGATACTTTAACAAactatccttcttctcttgagACTTGTCTCTTGATTCAGTGGGCAACGTCACTGACACGCCTTGTGATACAGACGAGACCCCACACACACACTCCCACCAAGACATGTCGGTCCATCGAAGATCATCAGACAATGGGTCGGGCTATCTGCCGTAGGAGAGACGGTGGATCTGGAACCTTATCATCCTGGAAATGGAGACTGGGCTAGTACCGTTGAAttagaggtgagtatcattcgaTATTTCGACACTCTAATTATTCTCGCCCCCTTCCTGTGGTTCTATGTTTTATATCCGAGCTGATGTGGTGACTTGAACAATCGCATCGATAGGTCGGATTCAGATTGAAACGAAAGGAGACCTCCGATCTGTTCGATAGTGAAGAAATGGCTGCTGCCTTTATCAATGTAAGTTTTCTATCTGACAGATCTCCTGATGACCCGGCTAATGATTGTGTATGTGTTGTGGTAGGCATTCCCCTCACTCCCTCTCACACCTCTACAACCCCTCGTATTCGATTACCGAGGTCACGAGCTCAAAGCTAGCGTCAGAGCTGTGTCTACCCTCGACGGCAACGATGGTGGCACGGGTATAATCATGGAAGGTACAGAGGTGATCTGGGTGAAAGATCCAGCAAGTGGAATAAAGTTGAAAAACAGCTCGAAAAGGTTCGTCTTTGTCGCATCCATTCATTCCGCCATTCCGATGATCAGAGAAAACCATTTCGCTGATCATATTGTTTACCGCAAATTAGAGGTCCTACCAATGCTATCCTCGCACCAAACTTCAAATTCGAAGATATGGGTATCGGTGGTCTCGATACAGAGTTCGCAGCGATTTTCAGGAGAGCTTTCGCAAGTCGTATCTTCCCTCCTGGCCTGGTAGATAAATTGGGTATCCAACATGtaaaaggtgagctggcgAGCGTCGAAGTCCGAATATCTAAAGCGTAGTTGACGTACTCGTTTTCGTTTGCTTCTAGGTATTCTGTTGTTCGGTCCCCCTGGTACTGGTAAAACCCTCATGGCCAGACAGATTGGTAAAATGCTTAATGCGAGAGAACCAAAGGTCGTCAATGGTCCTGAAATCTTGAACAAGTTTGTTGGACAGAGTGAAGAGAACATCAGAAAGCTATTCGCAGATGctgagaaagaagtgagtgCAGTATCGCTTTATGCCTTCTTGTAGGTATGGACTGATGTGGTTCGGCATTTTCGATAgcaaaaagaaaaaggtgatgaaagtgggttacatataatcatctttgatgagCTCGACGCTATTTGTAAACAACGTGGATCGACCAATAGCGGTACCGGTGTAGGAGATTCGGTGGTCAATCAATTACTTTCCAAGATGGATGGTGTAGATCAACTAAACAACGTTTTGATCATCGGTATGACAAACCGAATGGATATGATCGACGAGGCTCTCCTTCGACCTGGACGATTAGAAGTTCATATTGAGATCTCTTTACCGGACGAAGCTGGACGATTCCAAATTTTGAATATCCATACGGCCAAAATGAGAAATAACGGCGTGAtggctgatgatgttgatttggCCGAGTTGGCGGCTTTGACGAAGAACTTCTCAGGTGCAGAATTGGGTGGTTTGACGAAGAGTGCTACGTCCTTTGCATTCAACAGACATGTCAAAGTGAGTATACGTTGTACTCGTATATCAGTCATCAATAGTACGGCCAAGTGTCGATctgaagctgatcattttgaTAGGTTGGAACCGTCGCTTCATTTGAGGAAGTAGAGAACATCAAAATCTCGCGAGCGGATTTTATGCATGCCTTGGATGAGGTACAGGCAGCTTTCGGTGTATCGGAAGAAGAGCTACAACAGGTGGTACAAAATGGTATCATCCATTATTCACAACGTGTGAATGTAGGTTGTCAACGTTCCACATCGAAGCAAATGATAGTCCAAGCTGACTAAAAATTATGTAGGATGTGCTCAACGATGGAAGTTTGTTGGTCGAACAAGTTAGAAAATCAGATAGAACACCTTTGGTATCTGCCTTGTTACACGGTGAGTTTCATCCCATCTTTAGACAATCATATAAGACCAAAAGAGACAAGCTCATATTTTGGTGTGATAGGTCCCTCCGGTGCCGGTAAGACTGCTCTTGCAGCCACCATAGCCATGGCCTCGGATTTCCCATTCATCAAATTGATCTCGCCTGAAAGTATGGTTGGGTTCTCCGAACCTCAAAAGATCGCTCAATTGCATAAAATCTTCTCGGACAGTTATAAGAGTCCATTGAGTGTGATTGTAGTCGATAATATTGAAAGATTATTAGGTGGGTCTCGCTGCAATTCTTAGTACGTGTTGTGTAGcacaatcagctgatatgatcttATGTGATTGTAGATTGGAATCCCATCGGACCTAGATTCGCCAATGGTGTTCTACAAGCTCTGGTCGTACTGTTCGGTAAAAGACCACCTAAGGTAAGTTACCAAACGAGCGAATTCTGTTATCGTAGAACGAAGCTTACTCTCTCATGACATGTAGGGTCGAAGACTTCTGATTCTAGCTACCACGTCCAACCGATCAATCTTATCAGATATGGACGTCTTATCAGCCTTCGATACCGATATACCCATTGCACCCATAACCACCTTGGAAGGTATCGATCATTGTCTCAAGGAAGTCAAATTGTTCTCATCGTCTAAAGATCATCAGAGATTATTATCGATCTTACAGGAATCACACGTCAATGACTTATCGATTGGGGTGAAGAAGTTGTTGACGTTGGCGGAAATGGCTAGACAGGATCCTGATCCGATTAATAAGTTGGCGAGTAGCTTGATCAGGGAGGTTGCTTAGGTGGGTTCGGTATTTACGGTAAAGGAAATCTGAAAGAAGTCTCAATAAAACGGTATTGCTTTGTTCGTATATGTaatatatatttatatatagAAAGACATGATAAGGATTGAATGGATTGTTTGTCTTGATATGCAGTGATCTGGATATGCATGATATGTCTGCGAGTGGATGTTCACCTTAAAGTCGACTGCTACCAGCTTGATGGGATTGTAACTTGTGGTTGGGATGAACTCAGGCACGAGTCATTCGCTCGTTGACAACAAAAAGTTGAAGCATCCTCCAGTTCAGTTCAGTTGTCGAGATT
The nucleotide sequence above comes from Kwoniella europaea PYCC6329 chromosome 1, complete sequence. Encoded proteins:
- a CDS encoding WD repeat-containing protein JIP5 translates to MPDIKLRNQPFDLAFHPNESVIFSSLLTGEVKAWRYDDEDGSTSSSWSVRPSKRTARALVVEESGKHIWMGGKSGTLFQLTTEMGTIVREQEKAHDVPINRVFCVNENLIASGDDDGIIKLWDPRKPDVIREYNQHFDYISDFTYFDDKRQLVSTSGDGHLSVIDIRSNKAQPLTVSADQEDELLSIVQIKGGQKAIVGSGLGILSIWNRKLGWGDSVDRIPGHPASIDAIVALTPDIIATGSEDGMIRVLQVLPHKFLGVIASHEEYPIERIKLDRNSRWLGSVSHDECLKLTDVSDLFEDSDGEDEEMEVEQEKQKKKKKKGKGGLGELGRGGAEQENADFFADL